CTTCACGGGAAAAACGGCGAAGACAAGGTTCTCATGGTTCCGATCGGGACACTCATCTATGATATCGAAGACTCATCCCTTGTATGCGACCTCGACTCTGAGGGGAAGGAATTTGCAGTTGCCCGCGGCGGCAAGGGAGGGAGAGGAAACACACATTTCAAGTCATCAACTAATCAGGCTCCCCGCAATGCAGAGAAGGGAGAACCCGGGGAGGAAAAAGAGCTTAAGCTTGAACTTAAATTAATGGCTGATGTCGGGCTTGTAGGATTCCCCAATGCAGGCAAATCTACTTTTATCTCTGTTGTTTCCCATGCACACCCAAAGATCGCTGACTATCCTTTTACAACCCTTTCGCCTTCGCTTGGCGTTGTTGATGCTGGCGATGAAAGAAGTTTTGTCATAGCCGACATACCGGGCCTTATAGAGGGGGCTCACGATGGCACAGGGCTTGGGCTGCGTTTCTTAAAACATATTGAAAGAACAAGAGCTCTTTTGTATCTTGTAGATATCATGGGATATGATGGGAAGTCCCCTGTTGAGATATTCAGGATTTTGCGGGAGGAACTGAGCCAGTACAACCTTGAGCTCCTTGATAAGAAACAGATGATTGTGATAAATAAAACTGATCTTGAACCGGACCAGAAAAAAATCGCAGCCCTTAAAAAGAAACTTAAAGAAGAGAGCGGCGGTCTTAAAGTGATGGATATATCCGCTGTAGCGCAAAAGGGATTAAAAGAACTAATCAGAGAGATTGCAAAAATGGTTGTGAGCGGGCAAAAAAATGAAAAGCGGTGAATTCGATAAAAAAACCTTTGTTGAAAATATAAAGCGTATTGTTGTTAAAATAGGCAGTGCTGTTATTGCTGATGCAGACAAAGGGCTTAACTCAAGAAGAATATTAGCCCTGGTTGAGGAAATCATTAAATTAAAGGAAAAAAAATATGAGTTTGTCCTTGTTACGTCAGGTGCAATAGCTGCTGGTAAAGCAAAGCTCCAGCTTGGCGGAAGACCTTTTAGTCTTCAGGAAAAACAGGCTGCTGCTGCCGTGGGGCAGTGTACATTGATAAGAACTTACGAGCGTGTATTCGAGCAGGCTGGTATCGTGGTAGGGCAGATATTGCTGACACACGATGATTTAAGCTCCCGCAAAAGATACCTTAACGCCATAAACACCATACACGCGCTTCTTAATTGCGGCGCTGTGCCGGTCATAAACGAAAACGATACGGTTTCTGTTGATGAGATAAAATTCGGGGACAATGATTTTCTGGCAGCTGCAGTTTCAAGCATGATAGAGACTGACCTCCTTGTACTTCTTACAGATGTTGACGGGATCGAGGACAGAAGGCAGCCTGCTGAGAGAAATATAATAAGGGTTGCTGATGCTGCAAATCCAGCAATTTACCAGATGATTGATTCTACGACAGGCTCGCTTGGCACAGGAGGAATGATATCAAAGGTGCAGGCTGCAAGGAAAGCTGCGCACTCCGGTGTCGCCACATTGATTGCGAACGGCAAGAGAAAAAACGCTATAACCGATTTCCTTGCAGGCGAAGAAATAGGGACTGTTTTTCTCCCGAAAATTGAACGCCTGAAACGGCGCAAACACTGGATAGGATTCACAGTTAAATCCAGGGGTAAGATAATTGTGGATAGCGGTGCCAGAGAAGCGTTAACGGACAAGGGTAAAAGTCTTCTTCCGTCAGGGATCATAGCAATAGAGGGTTCGTTCTCGGTTGGAGATTCAGTACTCCTTGTAGATGGAAACGGAAACAGTTTTGCAAAGGGGCTTGTAAATTACAATTCAATTGAGCTTGCAAAAATAAAGGGAAAGAAAACAGCAGACATAATTCATATCCTCGGGAAAAAGGATTACGACGAGGCTATACACAGAGATAACCTGGTGATAATCAGTGAGTAGGGGGAATAATAATGTCAATAAAAGATGAAGTCATTGCCATAGCGGAAAGGGCAAAAAAAGCAGGGGGAAAGCTTTCTAATCTTTCCACGGCAGATAAGAATAAAGCGCTTCTCATGATGGCAGAGGGGCTTGAGAAAAAAACTGCGGAGATACTAAAGGCAAATAAGATAGATATTGATAATGCCCGCAAAAACAATCTGAGTGATGCCATGATAGATAGATTGATGCTCGATGAAGGGCGCATAAAAAAGCTTGCAAAGGGAGTAAGGGAAGTTTCAGAGCTTTCTGATCCGTGCGGAGAAATAATAAAGATGTGGAAACGCCCCAACGGGATGCTCATAGGGCGGATGAGAGTGCCTGTGGGTGTTATCGGGATAATTTATGAATCCCGTCCCGGCGTTACTGCTGATGCAGCAGCTCTATGTCTTAAATCAGGGAATGCCATAATACTGCGCGGCGGGAGCGAGGCGATAAACTCAAACTGCATAATTGCTGAAGTGCTCTCTGAGGCTGCTTTGAAATGCGGAGTTCCCAGAGGTTCGATTGAGATAATCCCGTCAACCGACAGGCAGGCGGTCCTTGAGATGTTGAAGCTTGACCGCTTTATAGACATGATAATCCCGCGGGGAGGTGAGGGACTTATCAATTTTGTGAAAGAAAATTCCCGCATACCTGTTATCTGCCATGACAAAGGATTGTGTCTTACCTTCGTTGATTCGAGCGCTGACATTGATATGGCGGTTAATGTCTGCTTTAATGCGAAAGTGCAGCGCCCCGGTGTATGCAATGCAATGGAAACTTTGCTCGTCCACAGGGATATAGCAGAAAAATTTCTTCCCATCATTGGCGAGGAATATAAGAAAGCCGGAGTTGAACTTCGGGGATGTCCTGCGACCAGAAAGATTCTCCCCTGGGCGAAGGACGCTACGGAAGATGATTTCAATACGGAATTCTTGAACCTCACTCTTTCGGTGAAGGTTGTTGGCTCCATTGATGAGGCGATGGAGCATATAGACCGCTATGGCTCACATCACTCTGATGCAATTGTGACCAATGATTATAACAACTCCCAGAGATTTCTGAGAGAAGTTGATTCGTCTTCTGTGTTTGTCAATGCCTCGACAAGGCTTGCAGACGGAGGTGAATACGGGCTTGGCGCTGAGATGGGGATAAGCACGCAAAAGCTTCATTGCCGCGGTCCTATGGGTCTTGAGGAACTTACTACGACTAAATTCATAGTTTATGGTAAAGGGCAATTGAGGGAATAATAAAACAGATGAGCATAAATGTCGCAAAGGGAAGTATTGGAATGCTTGGCGGAACATTTAATCCTGTTCATTTCGGGCATCTGAGAATTGCTGAAGAGGTCCGGGAAACCCTCGGGCTTGAAAAAATCTATTTTATCCCGTCCTATCTTCCACCGCACAAGAGCGGCGAAGGAATCGCGGAATGCAGCCACCGCCAGAAAATGGTGAGCCTCGCTATAAAGGGAAATCCACAATTCGAGCTTTCAACCATAGAAATTGAAAGGGGAGGAAAGTCTTATACTGTGGACACGATAGATTATTTCAGAAAGGTCTATGATGATAAGATTTACCTTATATCAGGGATAGATACTTTTGAGGAATTTTCTACCTGGCGCAAAGTCGATACTATCCTGCGTTCATGCCATTTTGTTGTGACGTCAAGACCGGGATACAGCAGGGCAAAACTTATGACAGTCCTTGAGAACACCATTACCATGGCTTTCCCGGAGATAAGATTTGTATTGGAAAAGGATGCTGGAAAGATATCGATTTATACAATAACTACGAGCGATTTCAAATTGTACTGTCTTGAATCAACTCTTCTTGAAATATCTTCCACAGAAATCAGAAAATGCCTTAAAACGGGAAAGTCTGTTAAATACCTTGTCCCTGAGGCAGTGGAAGAATACATTGAGAAGAATGGATTGTACAGATAACGACAAAGACCGTATTCAGATTGGAGGAAAGAGTGAGGGAAGTTAAAGAAAAAAAGAAATCAGAAAGTAAAAAAGAAGTTAAGGCAATATCTCCCAAGAAGCTTACACCGCGCCAGATGGCTTTGAAAGCTGCAGAGTTTGCTGATGACAAGAAGGCGCTTGATATAATTATTTTCGATGTCAGGAAGCTTACTACAGTCACAGATTTTTTCTGTATATGTCATGGTACTTCTGACAGGCATGCAAAGACGATTGCTGAAGATATAATCGAGCAATTCAAAAAGAACGGGCACATTCCGCTTGCATCAGAAGGCTTTTCTACCTGCCAGTGGATAGTAGTAGATTTTGCAGATATCGTAGTCCATGTTTTCCAGAAAGATGCAAGGGACTATTATAATCTCGAAGGAATCTGGGGCGATGCGCCGGTAGTTAAGGCAAAGGTAAGCTGATAAAGAGAACCTGATGAAGATCCGCTTTATCTGGATAGATAAAACAAAAGCTGGTCCGGAAAAAGATATAATTGATGATTATGCATCCCGCATTAAAAGATTTGCAGATGTTGAAGTAATAGAGATTAAATCCTCAGCGAGGCAGGAAAATCCGGAATCTGCCATGGAAGAGGAAGCAAGAGACATTGAAAAACATCTTCTCAAAGATTCATTTTTTATAGCAACAACTCCTTCAGGCAAAGAAATATCTTCCCATAAATTTGCTGAATTAATGAAAGATGTTCTGAAGGTGCAGGCAAAGCCGGTTGTCATTGTCGTAGGCGGCAGATACGGCATAGCCCCCCGGCTCATTAAAGCTTCGAACCTCAAACTTTCAATTTCGCAGATGACGTTAAACCATTACCTTGTGCGGATATTCCTCTTTGAACAGGTTTACAGAGGATTC
The sequence above is drawn from the Candidatus Schekmanbacteria bacterium genome and encodes:
- the obgE gene encoding GTPase ObgE — translated: GDGGDGGSVIFRATSSKSTLIDFRYQPHIRAGKGMHGKGSDLHGKNGEDKVLMVPIGTLIYDIEDSSLVCDLDSEGKEFAVARGGKGGRGNTHFKSSTNQAPRNAEKGEPGEEKELKLELKLMADVGLVGFPNAGKSTFISVVSHAHPKIADYPFTTLSPSLGVVDAGDERSFVIADIPGLIEGAHDGTGLGLRFLKHIERTRALLYLVDIMGYDGKSPVEIFRILREELSQYNLELLDKKQMIVINKTDLEPDQKKIAALKKKLKEESGGLKVMDISAVAQKGLKELIREIAKMVVSGQKNEKR
- the proB gene encoding glutamate 5-kinase, which translates into the protein MKSGEFDKKTFVENIKRIVVKIGSAVIADADKGLNSRRILALVEEIIKLKEKKYEFVLVTSGAIAAGKAKLQLGGRPFSLQEKQAAAAVGQCTLIRTYERVFEQAGIVVGQILLTHDDLSSRKRYLNAINTIHALLNCGAVPVINENDTVSVDEIKFGDNDFLAAAVSSMIETDLLVLLTDVDGIEDRRQPAERNIIRVADAANPAIYQMIDSTTGSLGTGGMISKVQAARKAAHSGVATLIANGKRKNAITDFLAGEEIGTVFLPKIERLKRRKHWIGFTVKSRGKIIVDSGAREALTDKGKSLLPSGIIAIEGSFSVGDSVLLVDGNGNSFAKGLVNYNSIELAKIKGKKTADIIHILGKKDYDEAIHRDNLVIISE
- a CDS encoding glutamate-5-semialdehyde dehydrogenase gives rise to the protein MSIKDEVIAIAERAKKAGGKLSNLSTADKNKALLMMAEGLEKKTAEILKANKIDIDNARKNNLSDAMIDRLMLDEGRIKKLAKGVREVSELSDPCGEIIKMWKRPNGMLIGRMRVPVGVIGIIYESRPGVTADAAALCLKSGNAIILRGGSEAINSNCIIAEVLSEAALKCGVPRGSIEIIPSTDRQAVLEMLKLDRFIDMIIPRGGEGLINFVKENSRIPVICHDKGLCLTFVDSSADIDMAVNVCFNAKVQRPGVCNAMETLLVHRDIAEKFLPIIGEEYKKAGVELRGCPATRKILPWAKDATEDDFNTEFLNLTLSVKVVGSIDEAMEHIDRYGSHHSDAIVTNDYNNSQRFLREVDSSSVFVNASTRLADGGEYGLGAEMGISTQKLHCRGPMGLEELTTTKFIVYGKGQLRE
- a CDS encoding nicotinate-nucleotide adenylyltransferase, coding for MSINVAKGSIGMLGGTFNPVHFGHLRIAEEVRETLGLEKIYFIPSYLPPHKSGEGIAECSHRQKMVSLAIKGNPQFELSTIEIERGGKSYTVDTIDYFRKVYDDKIYLISGIDTFEEFSTWRKVDTILRSCHFVVTSRPGYSRAKLMTVLENTITMAFPEIRFVLEKDAGKISIYTITTSDFKLYCLESTLLEISSTEIRKCLKTGKSVKYLVPEAVEEYIEKNGLYR
- the rsfS gene encoding ribosome silencing factor: MREVKEKKKSESKKEVKAISPKKLTPRQMALKAAEFADDKKALDIIIFDVRKLTTVTDFFCICHGTSDRHAKTIAEDIIEQFKKNGHIPLASEGFSTCQWIVVDFADIVVHVFQKDARDYYNLEGIWGDAPVVKAKVS
- a CDS encoding 23S rRNA (pseudouridine(1915)-N(3))-methyltransferase RlmH, with protein sequence MKIRFIWIDKTKAGPEKDIIDDYASRIKRFADVEVIEIKSSARQENPESAMEEEARDIEKHLLKDSFFIATTPSGKEISSHKFAELMKDVLKVQAKPVVIVVGGRYGIAPRLIKASNLKLSISQMTLNHYLVRIFLFEQVYRGFCIMDGLPYAK